A region of the Gammaproteobacteria bacterium genome:
GAGAATCTACCGCTGTGGAAAGAGGAGGCCGAGGCGTTAATCGAGACCTTTAATCGCCATTTTGCCGAAGACGGTCTGCACCTGTGCTGTTTTGATGCTCACCGCTGGTACCTCTGTTTGCCAGAAACCCCAGACATTGTCTGTGCGGATCTGGATCAAGTGGTGGGGCGCAGCGTAGAGCCGTTTAATCCGACGGGGCGTTGGGCGAGGCAGTGGAAAAGCTGGCTTACCGAAGCACAGATGCTCTTTTTTGAGCATCCGGTCAATGAGCGGCGTGAAGCGCGTGGGCAGCTGCCGGTCAACAGCCTCTGGCTCTGGGGCGGGGATCGTTTGCCGGAAGGCAGTTTGGTTGAGCCGGTACAGCTGTTCGGTGAGCATGAACTGCTGCGCGGTTTGGCGGCACACTTTGAACTGCCGCTCGCGTCTTTTTCGGCGACGACGATGCGCCCGCTTACGCCTGAAACAACACGGAACTCGGTGCTGCTGGACAACGAAGCCTATAGCCTGTTGATCAACGGTGATCTGCACGGCTGGCGGGAGGCGCTGCCAAAGCTGGAGGCGCACCTGCAACGGGCTGAAACGCTGCTGCGTGAGGGGGTGTTTTCTGAGTTGGAACTGCTGCCACTGAACGGCCATGTGTATCGTTTGAACCGCTGGCGTTTGCGTCAGTTTTGGCGCAGGGGATCGTCTCTTGCTGCGCATTTTTTCCCGAGTTAGTTTGTTTTTTTGGTTTGTAATTTTCCCTTCTACTCTTACAATACTTCGGACAGTTTTAAACCTGAATAGCCCCATACTCACTCAGCTCATGGTAAACCGCCTCGACTTTTTGACAAGATCTCTCCAAACCTAACTTGTCAAAAAGTATTTTCATCAAATATTGATTGAATTTCTTGCGTCGCCACGAGGCAATCGAAATCACCGAAGGCTCAGGGTTGTTCTTGTCCTTACGGTCTTCCAGCTTCAATAAATTCAGTGCGGTGAACGAGGCATTAATATGAGTTTGAATGGCCTCTGGGCAACGCGCTTGGCAATCCATTAAACCCGTATGTTGCTTGGCTTCACGAAACAAAAATTCAATCTGAAAACGAGCGGTGTAATATTCGACAATCTTTTCTGGAGCCAACTCCGAATCCGTAGAAAACAGCAGAGCCGAACGGACTTTTGTCTTCTGCTCCCATCGCAGCAGCACCACACGGATTTTCCGTTTGAAACAACACGAGTGAACCACGGCGCTGTAAATCGATACCCCCTTATCCATTACGCCACACGCATCAAAACGGGACAGCTCCGTTTGGAAATTGACTTTACCATCGTACGTTTTAGGACGTCCTTTGCCACCGTATTCGCCCTCAAAATACCAGCTTAGGTTGGCATCTGAACGCAGCTTTCCAATCAGGTGTAAGTCATCTGAACAGACCGCATCGACAAACTTCACCTTGCTGTAGTAGGCGTCTGCGGTAAGGTAGCGAATGCCTTGCGCTTGAAGATCACAGGCAAGGTCACAAACCTGTTTCGCGTAGCAGTCCACTCGGCTCTCACCCTCTTTCTGTTCCGAGTCCAACGTTTGGCGAGCCTCCAGCGCGTAAGCGGTTCGACTTTGAAGATCAATTCGGCAAACCAACGACAACTCCAATCCCACCATGGCTTGCCCCAAAGCGCCGTTGTAAAACCAACCCAACCCTGCTGTTTTCTGACCACTTTTTTTCATAAAGCTGGCATCAATGGCGGCAATTTGATCGTGCTTTTGTGGCAGCTCTTTTTGAAGTAGGCGTCTGTTGAATTGTG
Encoded here:
- a CDS encoding transposase, whose protein sequence is MESIVESVLLSMSSVKKPQRLFLSALFSALMVFQGKATFRNLSRYSSLHEKRLSRWFRRSFDFAQFNRRLLQKELPQKHDQIAAIDASFMKKSGQKTAGLGWFYNGALGQAMVGLELSLVCRIDLQSRTAYALEARQTLDSEQKEGESRVDCYAKQVCDLACDLQAQGIRYLTADAYYSKVKFVDAVCSDDLHLIGKLRSDANLSWYFEGEYGGKGRPKTYDGKVNFQTELSRFDACGVMDKGVSIYSAVVHSCCFKRKIRVVLLRWEQKTKVRSALLFSTDSELAPEKIVEYYTARFQIEFLFREAKQHTGLMDCQARCPEAIQTHINASFTALNLLKLEDRKDKNNPEPSVISIASWRRKKFNQYLMKILFDKLGLERSCQKVEAVYHELSEYGAIQV